A genomic region of Oryza glaberrima chromosome 1, OglaRS2, whole genome shotgun sequence contains the following coding sequences:
- the LOC127763517 gene encoding probable histone H2A.5, whose amino-acid sequence MDAAGAGAGGKLKKGAAGRKAGGPRKKAVSRSVKAGLQFPVGRIGRYLKKGRYAQRIGTGAPVYLAAVLEYLAAEVLELAGNAARDNKKNRIIPRHVLLAIRNDEELGKLLAGVTIAHGGVLPNINPVLLPKKTAEKAAAAGKEAKSPKKAAGKSPKKA is encoded by the exons ATggacgccgccggagccggagcgggTGGGAAGCTGAAGAAGGGAGCCGCCGGGAGGAAGGCCGGTGGGCCGAGGAAGAAGGCGGTGTCGCGCTCCGTCAAGGCCGGGCTCCAGTTCCCCGTCGGCCGTATCGGCCGCTACCTCAAGAAGGGCCGCTACGCGCAGCGCATCGGCACCGGCGCCCCCgtctacctcgccgccgtcctcgagtACCTCGCCGCCGAG GTGCTGGAGCTCGCCGGGAACGCGGCCAGGGACAACAAGAAGAACAGGATCATCCCGCGCCACGTGCTGCTGGCGATCAGGAACGACGAGGAGCTCGGCAAGCTGCTGGCCGGCGTGACCATCGCGCACGGAGGCGTGCTGCCCAACATCAACCCGGTGCTGCTGCCCAAGAAGACGGCggagaaggccgccgccgccggcaaggagGCCAAGtcgcccaagaaggcggccggCAAGTCCCCCAAGAAGGCCTAG
- the LOC127777346 gene encoding glycine-rich RNA-binding protein 4, mitochondrial-like isoform X2 → MMLRGGRLAGLASRMVGAKPFSTEIFVSRLSFYTTEEELKNVFSPFGAVEEARLVRDNQTGRPKGFGFVKYSSQADAEKAVKAMDGRIIRGRLIFVEIAKE, encoded by the exons ATGATGCTGCGAGGTGGGCGGCTGGCTGGCTTGGCCTCTCGGATGGTTGGAGCCAAGCCTTTCAGCACGGAGATATTTGTGAGCA GGCTATCATTTTACACAACAGAGGAAGAACTTAAAAATGTCTTCTCACCATTTGGCGCTGTTGAGGAAG CTCGATTGGTGAGAGACAACCAAACTGGAAGGCCAAAGGGATTTGGTTTTGTTAAATATTCTTCTCAAGCAGACGCAGAGAAAGCTGTTAAGGCAATGGATGGACGG ATCATACGTGGAAGACTAATTTTTGTGGAAATTGCAAAAGAATAA
- the LOC127777346 gene encoding glycine-rich RNA-binding protein 4, mitochondrial-like isoform X1: MRLRFGDLGFEAGGSVLLEMMLRGGRLAGLASRMVGAKPFSTEIFVSRLSFYTTEEELKNVFSPFGAVEEARLVRDNQTGRPKGFGFVKYSSQADAEKAVKAMDGRIIRGRLIFVEIAKE, from the exons atgcGATTGCGATTTGGGGATCTAGGGTTTGAGGCGGGGGGCTCTGTACTTCTGGAGATGATGCTGCGAGGTGGGCGGCTGGCTGGCTTGGCCTCTCGGATGGTTGGAGCCAAGCCTTTCAGCACGGAGATATTTGTGAGCA GGCTATCATTTTACACAACAGAGGAAGAACTTAAAAATGTCTTCTCACCATTTGGCGCTGTTGAGGAAG CTCGATTGGTGAGAGACAACCAAACTGGAAGGCCAAAGGGATTTGGTTTTGTTAAATATTCTTCTCAAGCAGACGCAGAGAAAGCTGTTAAGGCAATGGATGGACGG ATCATACGTGGAAGACTAATTTTTGTGGAAATTGCAAAAGAATAA